In one Andrena cerasifolii isolate SP2316 chromosome 2, iyAndCera1_principal, whole genome shotgun sequence genomic region, the following are encoded:
- the Ap-1gamma gene encoding adaptor protein complex 1, gamma subunit isoform X2, which translates to MWPYYESDDWSILPPELNRRFNPAFNMASIKQAFNEAVERVRMPAPTRLRDLIRQIRAARTAAEERTVVNKECAYIRSTFREEDSVWRCRNIAKLLYIHMLGYPAHFGQLECLKLIASPRFTDKRIGYLGAMLLLDERQDVHLLITNCLKNDLNSSTQFVIGLALCTLGAIASPEMARDLASEVERLMKSPNAYIRKKAALCAFRIIRRVPELMEMFLPATRSLITEKNHGVLITGVTLITEMCENSVDTLNHFKKIVPNLVRILKNLILAGYSPEHDVSGVSDPFLQVKILRLLRILGRNDIDASEAMNDILAQVATNTETSKNVGNTILYETVLSIMDIKSESGLRVLAVNILGRFLLNNDKNIRYVALNTLLKTVYVDTSAVQRHRSTILECLKDPDVSIRRRAMELSFALVNSNNIRNMMKELLLFLERADPEFKAQCSSNIVMSAERYAPTKRWHLETLFKVLVAAGNYVRDDVVACTIQLISETQSHQGYAVTALWKALEKDTFDKQPLAQVATWCIGEYGDLLLYAPPSEDVDTPVNLTEDEVIDVYQRLLWSPQNTVVTKQYTLLSLTKLSTRFQKGNEKIRQIIDTFGSNLHIELQQRGIEFSQLFRKYDHLRPALLERMPPMETARPQANGIIGMVNGEPEPEEEKPVVLETGTPPSDSSALLDLLGTTEIGMAPTVSNKNPPTNSTSVVNNNDLLDLLGSLDLSAPTPASTLPQAQTPTQVFSPTNSTNFLVDGLLNSTPVQSDTPTMVVLDKAGLKITFRLERPPDIADLLIINMSAQNSGNAILTDFLFQAAVPKTFQLQMLSPSSTVIPPSGQVTQILKITNINKVPLRMRLRVSYTGLAGPVLEQAEVNNFPPLASQ; encoded by the exons TTAGAATGCCTGCGCCGACAAGATTGAGAGATCTCATCAGACAAATAAGGGCTGCGCGAACTGCAGCGGAAGAGAGGACAGTTGTGAACAAAGAATGCGCATACATCCGTTCAACGTTTAGAGAAGAGGATAGCGTATGGAGGTGTCGCAATATTGCAAAACTCTTGTACATTCATATGCTTGG GTACCCAGCTCATTTTGGTCAGCTAGAGTGTTTAAAACTCATTGCGTCTCCAAGGTTTACAGATAAACGAATTGGTTACTTAGGTGCAATGTTACTTCTAGACGAGCGACAGGATGTCCACCTTCTAATAACAAATTGTTTGAAAAA CGATTTAAACAGCTCAACGCAGTTTGTCATCGGTTTAGCATTATGTACCTTGGGTGCAATCGCATCGCCAGAAATGGCCAGAGATTTGGCATCCGAAGTCGAGAGGCTGATGAAATCGCCAAACGCATACATTCGGAAAAAAGCAGCTCTCTGCGCGTTCAGAATTATCAGACGCGTGCCGGAATTGATGGAAATGTTTCTGCCCGCTACACGCAGCTTGATCACGGAAAAGAATCACGGCGTGCTAATTACAGGCGTTACGCTCATCACGGAAATGTGTGAAAACAGTGTCGACACATTGAACCACTTTAAGAAG ATCGTGCCAAATCTTGTAAGAATTCTCAAGAACTTGATACTAGCTGGATATTCACCGGAGCACGATGTGTCAGGGGTGTCCGATCCTTTCCTGCAAGTAAAAATATTACGTCTCCTTCGAATTTTGGGGCGCAACGACATCGATGCGTCCGAAGCAATGAACGATATACTTGCACAAGTTGCAACCAACACAGAAACCAGCAAAAATGTTGGAAACACGATACTATACGAAACTGTATTATCCATTATGGACATTAAGTCGGAAAGCGGGCTTAGAGTATTGGCAGTGAATATATTAGGccgatttttattaaataatgataAGAATATTCGATACGTTGCTTTAAATACATTATTAAAAACTGTTTACGTGGATACGAGCGCGGTGCAAAGACATCGTTCGACAATTCTG GAATGTTTAAAAGATCCAGACGTATCGATCAGAAGACGAGCAATGGAGCTTAGCTTCGCACTTGTCAATTCGAACAATATCAGAAACATGATGAAGGAATTATTACTGTTCTTGGAACGTGCTGATCCAGAATTTAAAGCTCAGTGCAGTAGTAATATAGTGATGTCTGCGGAGAGATATGCACCAACCAAACGTTGGCACCTTGAAACGTTGTTCAAAGTCCTTGTCGCT GCCGGTAATTATGTCCGAGATGACGTAGTAGCATGTACGATTCAGTTAATTTCGGAAACTCAGTCGCATCAAGGCTACGCTGTTACTGCATTGTGGAAAGCACTGGAGAAAGACACATTTGATAAGCAGCCTCTAGCTCAAGTAGCAACATGGTGCATTGGCGAATATGGTGATTTACTATTGTATGCACCACCGTCAGAAGATGTAGATACTCCAGTCAAT TTAACAGAAGACGAAGTTATTGATGTCTATCAAAGGTTACTATGGAGTCCACAAAATACAGTTGTTACGAAACAATACACTTTATTGTCTCTCACAAAACTTAGCACAAGATTCCAAAAAGGAAACGA AAAAATTCGTCAAATTATCGATACATTTGGGAGCAATTTACACATTGAATTACAACAACGAGGCATTGAATTCTCACAGCTGTTCAGAAAATACGATCACTTACGTCCCGCGTTGCTTGAAAGAATGCCTCCTATGGAAACTGCAAGACCACAGGCTAACGGAATTATTGGTATGGTAAATGGTGAACCGGAACCAGAAGAAGAGAAACCGGTAGTTTTGGAAACGGGCACACCACCGTCTGATTCG AGTGCGCTTCTAGACTTGCTCGGAACTACCGAGATAGGAATGGCCCCGACAGTGTCAAATAAAAATCCGCCTACTAATTCAACATCCGTAGTAAACAATAACGATCTCTTGGACTTACTTGGTAGTTTGGATTTAAGTGCACCCACGCCCGCATCTACACTGCCGCAGGCACAGACGCCGACGCAAGTATTCAGTCCCACTAATTCAACCAACTTCTTAGTGGATGGTTTACTTAATTCGACAccagttcaaagtg ACACACCTACTATGGTTGTATTGGACAAAGCAGGGCTTAAAATCACCTTCAGATTAGAAAGACCACCGGATATCGCTGATCTATTAATTATAAACATGTCGGCACAGAATTCTGGAAATGCCATACTAACTGATTTCCTCTTTCAAGCGGCAGTTCCTAAG ACATTCCAACTACAAATGTTATCTCCATCGAGCACAGTCATTCCTCCTTCTGGGCAAGTTActcagatattaaaaattacgaaTATCAACAAA GTACCTCTAAGAATGAGATTACGTGTCTCGTATACTGGACTAGCTGGACCAGTCTTGGAACAAGCAGAAGTAAATAATTTTCCTCCCTTGGCATCGCAGTGA
- the Ap-1gamma gene encoding adaptor protein complex 1, gamma subunit isoform X3, translated as MNASEHGFNPAFNMASIKQAFNEAVERVSTVRMPAPTRLRDLIRQIRAARTAAEERTVVNKECAYIRSTFREEDSVWRCRNIAKLLYIHMLGYPAHFGQLECLKLIASPRFTDKRIGYLGAMLLLDERQDVHLLITNCLKNDLNSSTQFVIGLALCTLGAIASPEMARDLASEVERLMKSPNAYIRKKAALCAFRIIRRVPELMEMFLPATRSLITEKNHGVLITGVTLITEMCENSVDTLNHFKKIVPNLVRILKNLILAGYSPEHDVSGVSDPFLQVKILRLLRILGRNDIDASEAMNDILAQVATNTETSKNVGNTILYETVLSIMDIKSESGLRVLAVNILGRFLLNNDKNIRYVALNTLLKTVYVDTSAVQRHRSTILECLKDPDVSIRRRAMELSFALVNSNNIRNMMKELLLFLERADPEFKAQCSSNIVMSAERYAPTKRWHLETLFKVLVAAGNYVRDDVVACTIQLISETQSHQGYAVTALWKALEKDTFDKQPLAQVATWCIGEYGDLLLYAPPSEDVDTPVNLTEDEVIDVYQRLLWSPQNTVVTKQYTLLSLTKLSTRFQKGNEKIRQIIDTFGSNLHIELQQRGIEFSQLFRKYDHLRPALLERMPPMETARPQANGIIGMVNGEPEPEEEKPVVLETGTPPSDSSALLDLLGTTEIGMAPTVSNKNPPTNSTSVVNNNDLLDLLGSLDLSAPTPASTLPQAQTPTQVFSPTNSTNFLVDGLLNSTPVQSDTPTMVVLDKAGLKITFRLERPPDIADLLIINMSAQNSGNAILTDFLFQAAVPKTFQLQMLSPSSTVIPPSGQVTQILKITNINKVPLRMRLRVSYTGLAGPVLEQAEVNNFPPLASQ; from the exons TTTCAACAGTTAGAATGCCTGCGCCGACAAGATTGAGAGATCTCATCAGACAAATAAGGGCTGCGCGAACTGCAGCGGAAGAGAGGACAGTTGTGAACAAAGAATGCGCATACATCCGTTCAACGTTTAGAGAAGAGGATAGCGTATGGAGGTGTCGCAATATTGCAAAACTCTTGTACATTCATATGCTTGG GTACCCAGCTCATTTTGGTCAGCTAGAGTGTTTAAAACTCATTGCGTCTCCAAGGTTTACAGATAAACGAATTGGTTACTTAGGTGCAATGTTACTTCTAGACGAGCGACAGGATGTCCACCTTCTAATAACAAATTGTTTGAAAAA CGATTTAAACAGCTCAACGCAGTTTGTCATCGGTTTAGCATTATGTACCTTGGGTGCAATCGCATCGCCAGAAATGGCCAGAGATTTGGCATCCGAAGTCGAGAGGCTGATGAAATCGCCAAACGCATACATTCGGAAAAAAGCAGCTCTCTGCGCGTTCAGAATTATCAGACGCGTGCCGGAATTGATGGAAATGTTTCTGCCCGCTACACGCAGCTTGATCACGGAAAAGAATCACGGCGTGCTAATTACAGGCGTTACGCTCATCACGGAAATGTGTGAAAACAGTGTCGACACATTGAACCACTTTAAGAAG ATCGTGCCAAATCTTGTAAGAATTCTCAAGAACTTGATACTAGCTGGATATTCACCGGAGCACGATGTGTCAGGGGTGTCCGATCCTTTCCTGCAAGTAAAAATATTACGTCTCCTTCGAATTTTGGGGCGCAACGACATCGATGCGTCCGAAGCAATGAACGATATACTTGCACAAGTTGCAACCAACACAGAAACCAGCAAAAATGTTGGAAACACGATACTATACGAAACTGTATTATCCATTATGGACATTAAGTCGGAAAGCGGGCTTAGAGTATTGGCAGTGAATATATTAGGccgatttttattaaataatgataAGAATATTCGATACGTTGCTTTAAATACATTATTAAAAACTGTTTACGTGGATACGAGCGCGGTGCAAAGACATCGTTCGACAATTCTG GAATGTTTAAAAGATCCAGACGTATCGATCAGAAGACGAGCAATGGAGCTTAGCTTCGCACTTGTCAATTCGAACAATATCAGAAACATGATGAAGGAATTATTACTGTTCTTGGAACGTGCTGATCCAGAATTTAAAGCTCAGTGCAGTAGTAATATAGTGATGTCTGCGGAGAGATATGCACCAACCAAACGTTGGCACCTTGAAACGTTGTTCAAAGTCCTTGTCGCT GCCGGTAATTATGTCCGAGATGACGTAGTAGCATGTACGATTCAGTTAATTTCGGAAACTCAGTCGCATCAAGGCTACGCTGTTACTGCATTGTGGAAAGCACTGGAGAAAGACACATTTGATAAGCAGCCTCTAGCTCAAGTAGCAACATGGTGCATTGGCGAATATGGTGATTTACTATTGTATGCACCACCGTCAGAAGATGTAGATACTCCAGTCAAT TTAACAGAAGACGAAGTTATTGATGTCTATCAAAGGTTACTATGGAGTCCACAAAATACAGTTGTTACGAAACAATACACTTTATTGTCTCTCACAAAACTTAGCACAAGATTCCAAAAAGGAAACGA AAAAATTCGTCAAATTATCGATACATTTGGGAGCAATTTACACATTGAATTACAACAACGAGGCATTGAATTCTCACAGCTGTTCAGAAAATACGATCACTTACGTCCCGCGTTGCTTGAAAGAATGCCTCCTATGGAAACTGCAAGACCACAGGCTAACGGAATTATTGGTATGGTAAATGGTGAACCGGAACCAGAAGAAGAGAAACCGGTAGTTTTGGAAACGGGCACACCACCGTCTGATTCG AGTGCGCTTCTAGACTTGCTCGGAACTACCGAGATAGGAATGGCCCCGACAGTGTCAAATAAAAATCCGCCTACTAATTCAACATCCGTAGTAAACAATAACGATCTCTTGGACTTACTTGGTAGTTTGGATTTAAGTGCACCCACGCCCGCATCTACACTGCCGCAGGCACAGACGCCGACGCAAGTATTCAGTCCCACTAATTCAACCAACTTCTTAGTGGATGGTTTACTTAATTCGACAccagttcaaagtg ACACACCTACTATGGTTGTATTGGACAAAGCAGGGCTTAAAATCACCTTCAGATTAGAAAGACCACCGGATATCGCTGATCTATTAATTATAAACATGTCGGCACAGAATTCTGGAAATGCCATACTAACTGATTTCCTCTTTCAAGCGGCAGTTCCTAAG ACATTCCAACTACAAATGTTATCTCCATCGAGCACAGTCATTCCTCCTTCTGGGCAAGTTActcagatattaaaaattacgaaTATCAACAAA GTACCTCTAAGAATGAGATTACGTGTCTCGTATACTGGACTAGCTGGACCAGTCTTGGAACAAGCAGAAGTAAATAATTTTCCTCCCTTGGCATCGCAGTGA
- the Ap-1gamma gene encoding adaptor protein complex 1, gamma subunit isoform X1 — protein MWPYYESDDWSILPPELNRRFNPAFNMASIKQAFNEAVERVSTVRMPAPTRLRDLIRQIRAARTAAEERTVVNKECAYIRSTFREEDSVWRCRNIAKLLYIHMLGYPAHFGQLECLKLIASPRFTDKRIGYLGAMLLLDERQDVHLLITNCLKNDLNSSTQFVIGLALCTLGAIASPEMARDLASEVERLMKSPNAYIRKKAALCAFRIIRRVPELMEMFLPATRSLITEKNHGVLITGVTLITEMCENSVDTLNHFKKIVPNLVRILKNLILAGYSPEHDVSGVSDPFLQVKILRLLRILGRNDIDASEAMNDILAQVATNTETSKNVGNTILYETVLSIMDIKSESGLRVLAVNILGRFLLNNDKNIRYVALNTLLKTVYVDTSAVQRHRSTILECLKDPDVSIRRRAMELSFALVNSNNIRNMMKELLLFLERADPEFKAQCSSNIVMSAERYAPTKRWHLETLFKVLVAAGNYVRDDVVACTIQLISETQSHQGYAVTALWKALEKDTFDKQPLAQVATWCIGEYGDLLLYAPPSEDVDTPVNLTEDEVIDVYQRLLWSPQNTVVTKQYTLLSLTKLSTRFQKGNEKIRQIIDTFGSNLHIELQQRGIEFSQLFRKYDHLRPALLERMPPMETARPQANGIIGMVNGEPEPEEEKPVVLETGTPPSDSSALLDLLGTTEIGMAPTVSNKNPPTNSTSVVNNNDLLDLLGSLDLSAPTPASTLPQAQTPTQVFSPTNSTNFLVDGLLNSTPVQSDTPTMVVLDKAGLKITFRLERPPDIADLLIINMSAQNSGNAILTDFLFQAAVPKTFQLQMLSPSSTVIPPSGQVTQILKITNINKVPLRMRLRVSYTGLAGPVLEQAEVNNFPPLASQ, from the exons TTTCAACAGTTAGAATGCCTGCGCCGACAAGATTGAGAGATCTCATCAGACAAATAAGGGCTGCGCGAACTGCAGCGGAAGAGAGGACAGTTGTGAACAAAGAATGCGCATACATCCGTTCAACGTTTAGAGAAGAGGATAGCGTATGGAGGTGTCGCAATATTGCAAAACTCTTGTACATTCATATGCTTGG GTACCCAGCTCATTTTGGTCAGCTAGAGTGTTTAAAACTCATTGCGTCTCCAAGGTTTACAGATAAACGAATTGGTTACTTAGGTGCAATGTTACTTCTAGACGAGCGACAGGATGTCCACCTTCTAATAACAAATTGTTTGAAAAA CGATTTAAACAGCTCAACGCAGTTTGTCATCGGTTTAGCATTATGTACCTTGGGTGCAATCGCATCGCCAGAAATGGCCAGAGATTTGGCATCCGAAGTCGAGAGGCTGATGAAATCGCCAAACGCATACATTCGGAAAAAAGCAGCTCTCTGCGCGTTCAGAATTATCAGACGCGTGCCGGAATTGATGGAAATGTTTCTGCCCGCTACACGCAGCTTGATCACGGAAAAGAATCACGGCGTGCTAATTACAGGCGTTACGCTCATCACGGAAATGTGTGAAAACAGTGTCGACACATTGAACCACTTTAAGAAG ATCGTGCCAAATCTTGTAAGAATTCTCAAGAACTTGATACTAGCTGGATATTCACCGGAGCACGATGTGTCAGGGGTGTCCGATCCTTTCCTGCAAGTAAAAATATTACGTCTCCTTCGAATTTTGGGGCGCAACGACATCGATGCGTCCGAAGCAATGAACGATATACTTGCACAAGTTGCAACCAACACAGAAACCAGCAAAAATGTTGGAAACACGATACTATACGAAACTGTATTATCCATTATGGACATTAAGTCGGAAAGCGGGCTTAGAGTATTGGCAGTGAATATATTAGGccgatttttattaaataatgataAGAATATTCGATACGTTGCTTTAAATACATTATTAAAAACTGTTTACGTGGATACGAGCGCGGTGCAAAGACATCGTTCGACAATTCTG GAATGTTTAAAAGATCCAGACGTATCGATCAGAAGACGAGCAATGGAGCTTAGCTTCGCACTTGTCAATTCGAACAATATCAGAAACATGATGAAGGAATTATTACTGTTCTTGGAACGTGCTGATCCAGAATTTAAAGCTCAGTGCAGTAGTAATATAGTGATGTCTGCGGAGAGATATGCACCAACCAAACGTTGGCACCTTGAAACGTTGTTCAAAGTCCTTGTCGCT GCCGGTAATTATGTCCGAGATGACGTAGTAGCATGTACGATTCAGTTAATTTCGGAAACTCAGTCGCATCAAGGCTACGCTGTTACTGCATTGTGGAAAGCACTGGAGAAAGACACATTTGATAAGCAGCCTCTAGCTCAAGTAGCAACATGGTGCATTGGCGAATATGGTGATTTACTATTGTATGCACCACCGTCAGAAGATGTAGATACTCCAGTCAAT TTAACAGAAGACGAAGTTATTGATGTCTATCAAAGGTTACTATGGAGTCCACAAAATACAGTTGTTACGAAACAATACACTTTATTGTCTCTCACAAAACTTAGCACAAGATTCCAAAAAGGAAACGA AAAAATTCGTCAAATTATCGATACATTTGGGAGCAATTTACACATTGAATTACAACAACGAGGCATTGAATTCTCACAGCTGTTCAGAAAATACGATCACTTACGTCCCGCGTTGCTTGAAAGAATGCCTCCTATGGAAACTGCAAGACCACAGGCTAACGGAATTATTGGTATGGTAAATGGTGAACCGGAACCAGAAGAAGAGAAACCGGTAGTTTTGGAAACGGGCACACCACCGTCTGATTCG AGTGCGCTTCTAGACTTGCTCGGAACTACCGAGATAGGAATGGCCCCGACAGTGTCAAATAAAAATCCGCCTACTAATTCAACATCCGTAGTAAACAATAACGATCTCTTGGACTTACTTGGTAGTTTGGATTTAAGTGCACCCACGCCCGCATCTACACTGCCGCAGGCACAGACGCCGACGCAAGTATTCAGTCCCACTAATTCAACCAACTTCTTAGTGGATGGTTTACTTAATTCGACAccagttcaaagtg ACACACCTACTATGGTTGTATTGGACAAAGCAGGGCTTAAAATCACCTTCAGATTAGAAAGACCACCGGATATCGCTGATCTATTAATTATAAACATGTCGGCACAGAATTCTGGAAATGCCATACTAACTGATTTCCTCTTTCAAGCGGCAGTTCCTAAG ACATTCCAACTACAAATGTTATCTCCATCGAGCACAGTCATTCCTCCTTCTGGGCAAGTTActcagatattaaaaattacgaaTATCAACAAA GTACCTCTAAGAATGAGATTACGTGTCTCGTATACTGGACTAGCTGGACCAGTCTTGGAACAAGCAGAAGTAAATAATTTTCCTCCCTTGGCATCGCAGTGA
- the Ap-1gamma gene encoding adaptor protein complex 1, gamma subunit isoform X5, with product MLQNMVSTVRMPAPTRLRDLIRQIRAARTAAEERTVVNKECAYIRSTFREEDSVWRCRNIAKLLYIHMLGYPAHFGQLECLKLIASPRFTDKRIGYLGAMLLLDERQDVHLLITNCLKNDLNSSTQFVIGLALCTLGAIASPEMARDLASEVERLMKSPNAYIRKKAALCAFRIIRRVPELMEMFLPATRSLITEKNHGVLITGVTLITEMCENSVDTLNHFKKIVPNLVRILKNLILAGYSPEHDVSGVSDPFLQVKILRLLRILGRNDIDASEAMNDILAQVATNTETSKNVGNTILYETVLSIMDIKSESGLRVLAVNILGRFLLNNDKNIRYVALNTLLKTVYVDTSAVQRHRSTILECLKDPDVSIRRRAMELSFALVNSNNIRNMMKELLLFLERADPEFKAQCSSNIVMSAERYAPTKRWHLETLFKVLVAAGNYVRDDVVACTIQLISETQSHQGYAVTALWKALEKDTFDKQPLAQVATWCIGEYGDLLLYAPPSEDVDTPVNLTEDEVIDVYQRLLWSPQNTVVTKQYTLLSLTKLSTRFQKGNEKIRQIIDTFGSNLHIELQQRGIEFSQLFRKYDHLRPALLERMPPMETARPQANGIIGMVNGEPEPEEEKPVVLETGTPPSDSSALLDLLGTTEIGMAPTVSNKNPPTNSTSVVNNNDLLDLLGSLDLSAPTPASTLPQAQTPTQVFSPTNSTNFLVDGLLNSTPVQSDTPTMVVLDKAGLKITFRLERPPDIADLLIINMSAQNSGNAILTDFLFQAAVPKTFQLQMLSPSSTVIPPSGQVTQILKITNINKVPLRMRLRVSYTGLAGPVLEQAEVNNFPPLASQ from the exons TTTCAACAGTTAGAATGCCTGCGCCGACAAGATTGAGAGATCTCATCAGACAAATAAGGGCTGCGCGAACTGCAGCGGAAGAGAGGACAGTTGTGAACAAAGAATGCGCATACATCCGTTCAACGTTTAGAGAAGAGGATAGCGTATGGAGGTGTCGCAATATTGCAAAACTCTTGTACATTCATATGCTTGG GTACCCAGCTCATTTTGGTCAGCTAGAGTGTTTAAAACTCATTGCGTCTCCAAGGTTTACAGATAAACGAATTGGTTACTTAGGTGCAATGTTACTTCTAGACGAGCGACAGGATGTCCACCTTCTAATAACAAATTGTTTGAAAAA CGATTTAAACAGCTCAACGCAGTTTGTCATCGGTTTAGCATTATGTACCTTGGGTGCAATCGCATCGCCAGAAATGGCCAGAGATTTGGCATCCGAAGTCGAGAGGCTGATGAAATCGCCAAACGCATACATTCGGAAAAAAGCAGCTCTCTGCGCGTTCAGAATTATCAGACGCGTGCCGGAATTGATGGAAATGTTTCTGCCCGCTACACGCAGCTTGATCACGGAAAAGAATCACGGCGTGCTAATTACAGGCGTTACGCTCATCACGGAAATGTGTGAAAACAGTGTCGACACATTGAACCACTTTAAGAAG ATCGTGCCAAATCTTGTAAGAATTCTCAAGAACTTGATACTAGCTGGATATTCACCGGAGCACGATGTGTCAGGGGTGTCCGATCCTTTCCTGCAAGTAAAAATATTACGTCTCCTTCGAATTTTGGGGCGCAACGACATCGATGCGTCCGAAGCAATGAACGATATACTTGCACAAGTTGCAACCAACACAGAAACCAGCAAAAATGTTGGAAACACGATACTATACGAAACTGTATTATCCATTATGGACATTAAGTCGGAAAGCGGGCTTAGAGTATTGGCAGTGAATATATTAGGccgatttttattaaataatgataAGAATATTCGATACGTTGCTTTAAATACATTATTAAAAACTGTTTACGTGGATACGAGCGCGGTGCAAAGACATCGTTCGACAATTCTG GAATGTTTAAAAGATCCAGACGTATCGATCAGAAGACGAGCAATGGAGCTTAGCTTCGCACTTGTCAATTCGAACAATATCAGAAACATGATGAAGGAATTATTACTGTTCTTGGAACGTGCTGATCCAGAATTTAAAGCTCAGTGCAGTAGTAATATAGTGATGTCTGCGGAGAGATATGCACCAACCAAACGTTGGCACCTTGAAACGTTGTTCAAAGTCCTTGTCGCT GCCGGTAATTATGTCCGAGATGACGTAGTAGCATGTACGATTCAGTTAATTTCGGAAACTCAGTCGCATCAAGGCTACGCTGTTACTGCATTGTGGAAAGCACTGGAGAAAGACACATTTGATAAGCAGCCTCTAGCTCAAGTAGCAACATGGTGCATTGGCGAATATGGTGATTTACTATTGTATGCACCACCGTCAGAAGATGTAGATACTCCAGTCAAT TTAACAGAAGACGAAGTTATTGATGTCTATCAAAGGTTACTATGGAGTCCACAAAATACAGTTGTTACGAAACAATACACTTTATTGTCTCTCACAAAACTTAGCACAAGATTCCAAAAAGGAAACGA AAAAATTCGTCAAATTATCGATACATTTGGGAGCAATTTACACATTGAATTACAACAACGAGGCATTGAATTCTCACAGCTGTTCAGAAAATACGATCACTTACGTCCCGCGTTGCTTGAAAGAATGCCTCCTATGGAAACTGCAAGACCACAGGCTAACGGAATTATTGGTATGGTAAATGGTGAACCGGAACCAGAAGAAGAGAAACCGGTAGTTTTGGAAACGGGCACACCACCGTCTGATTCG AGTGCGCTTCTAGACTTGCTCGGAACTACCGAGATAGGAATGGCCCCGACAGTGTCAAATAAAAATCCGCCTACTAATTCAACATCCGTAGTAAACAATAACGATCTCTTGGACTTACTTGGTAGTTTGGATTTAAGTGCACCCACGCCCGCATCTACACTGCCGCAGGCACAGACGCCGACGCAAGTATTCAGTCCCACTAATTCAACCAACTTCTTAGTGGATGGTTTACTTAATTCGACAccagttcaaagtg ACACACCTACTATGGTTGTATTGGACAAAGCAGGGCTTAAAATCACCTTCAGATTAGAAAGACCACCGGATATCGCTGATCTATTAATTATAAACATGTCGGCACAGAATTCTGGAAATGCCATACTAACTGATTTCCTCTTTCAAGCGGCAGTTCCTAAG ACATTCCAACTACAAATGTTATCTCCATCGAGCACAGTCATTCCTCCTTCTGGGCAAGTTActcagatattaaaaattacgaaTATCAACAAA GTACCTCTAAGAATGAGATTACGTGTCTCGTATACTGGACTAGCTGGACCAGTCTTGGAACAAGCAGAAGTAAATAATTTTCCTCCCTTGGCATCGCAGTGA